In Synechococcus sp. KORDI-52, one genomic interval encodes:
- the ftsH gene encoding ATP-dependent zinc metalloprotease FtsH, translated as MNKRWRNIGLGALLVLAIVVIAPAFIGGGGGSQPQVNTIRYSEFVEAVKDDQISRVLISPDQGTAQVVENDGRRAQVNLAPDRELLGLLTDHNVDIAVQPSRQTPGWQQAAGSLIFPLLLLGGLFFLFRRSQGGGGGNPAMQFGKSKARVQMEPSTQVTFTDVAGIEGAKLELTEVVDFLKNPDRFTAVGAKIPKGVLLVGPPGTGKTLLAKAVAGEAGVPFFSISGSEFVEMFVGVGASRVRDLFEQAKKNAPCIVFIDEIDAVGRQRGAGLGGGNDEREQTLNQLLTEMDGFEGNTGIIIVAATNRPDVLDAALMRPGRFDRQVTVDRPDYAGRLQILGVHARGKTLAKDVDLDKVARRTPGYTGADLANLLNEAAILAARRELSEVSNDEISDAIERVMAGPEKKDRVMSERRARLVAYHEAGHALVGALMPDYDPVQKISIIPRGNAGGLTFFTPSEERMESGLYSRAYLQNQMAVALGGRVAEEIVYGEDEVTTGASNDLQQVASTARQMITRFGMSDELGPVALGRAQGGMFLGRDIAAERDFSEETAAMIDKEVSELVDVAYKRATKVLVDNRSVLDELAEMLVEQETVDAEELQELLIQRDVRVAEYV; from the coding sequence GTGAACAAGCGTTGGCGAAATATCGGTCTTGGGGCCCTTTTGGTCCTGGCGATCGTTGTGATTGCTCCAGCGTTCATTGGTGGCGGTGGTGGGAGCCAGCCCCAGGTGAACACCATCCGCTACAGCGAGTTCGTTGAGGCGGTGAAGGATGACCAGATCAGCCGGGTTCTGATCTCCCCGGACCAGGGCACGGCTCAGGTGGTGGAAAACGATGGTCGTCGTGCTCAGGTCAACCTGGCCCCCGACCGTGAGCTGCTCGGTTTGCTGACCGACCACAACGTCGACATCGCCGTTCAGCCCTCCCGTCAGACCCCTGGATGGCAGCAAGCCGCTGGCAGCTTGATCTTCCCGCTCCTTCTGCTGGGTGGCTTGTTCTTCCTCTTCCGGCGCTCCCAAGGCGGAGGTGGTGGGAATCCCGCCATGCAGTTCGGCAAGAGCAAGGCGCGGGTGCAGATGGAGCCCTCCACCCAGGTCACTTTCACCGATGTGGCCGGGATTGAAGGAGCGAAGCTTGAACTCACCGAGGTCGTCGACTTTCTCAAGAACCCCGATCGCTTCACAGCCGTCGGCGCAAAGATCCCGAAAGGCGTTCTTCTTGTTGGGCCTCCCGGCACCGGTAAGACCCTGCTCGCTAAGGCCGTGGCGGGTGAAGCAGGTGTTCCGTTCTTTTCGATCTCCGGTTCTGAGTTCGTTGAGATGTTCGTTGGCGTTGGTGCCAGCCGAGTTCGCGATCTTTTTGAGCAAGCCAAGAAGAATGCTCCCTGCATCGTCTTCATTGACGAGATTGACGCCGTCGGTCGTCAGCGGGGCGCAGGCCTCGGCGGCGGCAATGATGAACGTGAACAGACTCTGAACCAGCTCCTGACGGAGATGGACGGCTTCGAGGGCAACACCGGCATCATCATCGTGGCGGCCACCAACCGCCCCGATGTGCTGGATGCAGCCTTGATGCGCCCCGGACGTTTTGATCGTCAGGTCACCGTTGATCGCCCCGACTACGCAGGACGTCTCCAGATCCTCGGCGTGCATGCACGCGGCAAAACTCTTGCCAAGGACGTCGATCTCGACAAAGTTGCCCGACGGACACCCGGTTACACCGGTGCTGATCTGGCCAACCTTCTCAATGAAGCTGCCATCCTCGCTGCCCGTCGCGAACTCTCGGAAGTGAGCAACGACGAGATCAGTGATGCCATCGAACGGGTCATGGCGGGTCCGGAGAAGAAAGACCGCGTCATGAGCGAGCGTCGCGCCCGTTTGGTGGCTTATCACGAGGCTGGTCATGCCCTCGTTGGGGCTTTGATGCCTGATTACGACCCGGTTCAGAAAATCTCCATCATTCCCCGCGGCAACGCCGGAGGACTGACGTTCTTCACCCCGAGTGAAGAGCGGATGGAGTCGGGGCTGTACTCACGCGCTTACCTCCAGAACCAGATGGCGGTTGCCCTCGGTGGTCGGGTTGCGGAAGAGATCGTCTATGGCGAAGACGAGGTCACTACAGGTGCCTCCAACGATCTCCAGCAGGTTGCTTCAACGGCGCGTCAGATGATCACGCGCTTCGGCATGAGCGACGAGCTGGGTCCTGTCGCCCTGGGTCGCGCGCAGGGTGGAATGTTCCTCGGCCGCGACATTGCAGCAGAGCGAGACTTCTCCGAAGAAACCGCAGCGATGATCGATAAGGAGGTCTCTGAACTTGTGGACGTGGCCTACAAGCGCGCCACCAAGGTTCTTGTTGACAACCGATCTGTTTTGGATGAGTTGGCCGAGATGCTCGTTGAGCAGGAGACTGTTGATGCCGAAGAGCTTCAGGAGCTGCTGATCCAACGTGACGTGCGGGTCGCCGAATACGTCTGA
- the sat gene encoding sulfate adenylyltransferase, with amino-acid sequence MTASASAPAQRSGVIAPYGGTLVDLMVADADRAAVKGTATKTIECSDRNACDVELLCVGGFSPLRGFMHQEDYDAVVNGHRLAAGQLFGLPIVMDTDRDDVVVGDKLLLTYKGQDLAVLEVEDKWEPNKVAEAKGCYGTTSIEHPAVRMITMERKRFYLGGSLKGLALPERVFPCKTPAEVRAGLPEGEDVVAFQCRNPIHRAHYELFTRALHAQNVSDNAVVLVHPTCGPTQQDDIPGAVRFQTYERLAAEVNNDSIRWAYLPYAMHMAGPREALQHMIIRRNYGCTHFIIGRDMAGCKSSLTGDDFYGPYDAQNFAKECAPELTMETVPSLNLVYTQEEGYVTAEHAEARGLHVKKLSGTQFRKMLRGGEEIPEWFAFKSVVEVLRAA; translated from the coding sequence ATGACCGCCAGTGCTTCTGCTCCCGCCCAGCGATCTGGTGTGATCGCTCCCTACGGCGGAACACTGGTTGATCTGATGGTGGCCGATGCCGATCGTGCCGCGGTGAAAGGCACCGCCACCAAAACGATCGAATGCTCGGATCGCAACGCCTGTGACGTGGAACTGCTCTGCGTCGGTGGTTTCTCCCCCTTGCGTGGCTTCATGCACCAGGAGGACTACGACGCGGTGGTCAATGGCCATCGTCTGGCCGCGGGGCAGCTCTTCGGCCTGCCGATTGTGATGGACACCGACCGCGATGACGTGGTGGTGGGCGACAAGCTGCTGCTCACCTACAAGGGCCAGGATCTCGCGGTCCTCGAGGTGGAGGACAAGTGGGAACCCAACAAAGTGGCCGAGGCCAAGGGCTGCTACGGCACCACCTCCATCGAGCACCCGGCGGTTCGGATGATCACGATGGAGCGCAAGCGCTTCTACCTGGGGGGAAGCCTCAAGGGGCTTGCACTGCCTGAGCGGGTGTTCCCCTGCAAGACCCCGGCTGAGGTACGTGCAGGCCTGCCGGAAGGTGAGGACGTGGTGGCGTTCCAGTGCCGTAACCCCATCCACCGCGCTCACTACGAACTGTTCACCCGTGCCCTGCATGCGCAGAACGTGAGTGACAACGCTGTGGTGCTCGTCCATCCCACCTGCGGGCCCACCCAGCAGGACGACATCCCTGGAGCCGTTCGTTTCCAGACCTATGAGCGTCTGGCCGCCGAGGTGAACAACGACAGCATCCGCTGGGCCTACCTGCCCTACGCCATGCACATGGCAGGGCCACGTGAAGCGCTGCAGCACATGATCATCCGCCGCAACTACGGATGCACCCACTTCATCATCGGCCGCGACATGGCCGGCTGCAAATCGTCTCTGACCGGTGACGACTTCTACGGCCCCTACGACGCGCAGAACTTCGCCAAGGAGTGCGCTCCCGAGCTCACCATGGAAACGGTTCCCTCGCTGAACCTCGTCTACACCCAGGAAGAGGGCTATGTGACGGCGGAGCATGCCGAAGCCCGCGGTCTGCACGTGAAGAAGCTCAGCGGCACCCAGTTCCGCAAGATGCTGCGTGGCGGCGAGGAAATTCCCGAGTGGTTCGCCTTCAAGAGCGTGGTTGAGGTGCTTCGCGCCGCCTGA
- a CDS encoding photosystem II manganese-stabilizing polypeptide, translating to MRIRPLLAVVLALCLAFFTTACSGDNEAVQRSGSNVTYDDIRNTGKANDCPTIGDSARGSIPLTVGGSYELRDICMHPVQVYAKEEPKNIRQQAEFVEGKILTRYTSSLDEVFGDLTVTESGLQFNEKGGIDFQPITVLVPGGEEFPFTFSSKSLDAKAEGAAITTSTDFEGTYRTPSYRTSNFIDPKGRALTTGVQYAQGLVALGGDDEQLEKDNNKRYIDGVGTMSLSITKVDPETGEFAGVFSAIQPSDSDMGGREIVDIKISGDLYGRLEEA from the coding sequence ATGCGCATTCGTCCTCTGCTGGCCGTCGTGCTGGCGCTCTGCCTTGCGTTCTTCACCACGGCTTGCAGTGGTGACAATGAGGCGGTTCAACGGTCGGGGTCCAACGTGACCTACGACGACATCCGCAACACTGGCAAAGCCAATGACTGCCCCACGATTGGGGACTCGGCTCGTGGCTCCATTCCTCTGACCGTTGGCGGCAGCTATGAGCTGCGCGACATCTGCATGCATCCGGTGCAGGTTTATGCCAAGGAGGAGCCCAAGAACATCCGCCAGCAGGCTGAATTTGTCGAAGGCAAGATCCTGACGCGCTACACCTCCAGCCTTGACGAGGTCTTCGGTGATCTCACCGTGACGGAGTCCGGTCTTCAGTTCAACGAAAAGGGCGGCATCGATTTCCAGCCGATCACTGTGCTGGTGCCCGGTGGCGAAGAGTTCCCGTTCACGTTTTCCAGCAAATCTCTGGATGCCAAGGCTGAAGGTGCTGCCATCACCACCAGTACTGACTTTGAAGGCACCTATCGGACTCCGAGCTACCGCACCAGCAACTTCATCGATCCCAAGGGTCGTGCTCTGACCACCGGCGTGCAATACGCCCAGGGGCTTGTCGCTCTCGGCGGTGACGACGAGCAGCTCGAGAAGGACAACAACAAGCGCTACATCGATGGCGTGGGCACCATGAGCCTGTCGATCACCAAGGTGGATCCTGAAACCGGTGAATTTGCCGGTGTGTTCAGCGCCATCCAACCTTCCGACTCGGATATGGGTGGTCGGGAAATTGTCGACATCAAGATCAGCGGCGATCTCTATGGACGCCTCGAAGAGGCTTGA
- the coaBC gene encoding bifunctional phosphopantothenoylcysteine decarboxylase/phosphopantothenate--cysteine ligase CoaBC → MKTEQASPLCGRRVLVAVSGSIAAVKTPLLVSALIKAGAEVRCLVTTSAAALVSPVALASLSRHRCYLEADQWDSASSRPLHIELAEWAELAIVAPLSASSLARWSQGAADGLLASVLLAMEAPVIAAPAMNTAMWRHPAVQRNWLQIQDFPGVVPLLPMSGLLACDRVGDGRMADPALIQLAAASVFSRGSGAPVANRDWSGTSVLVSAGPTQESIDAARFLSNRSSGRMGVLLAQAARFRGAAVRLVHGPLDLPEAWLEGLQCTRIETAAELSSALQVALPTSEVLVMAAAVADLRREAAPEGKLAKLELPAVLSSGWTEVPDLLSDLTRQRRPGQLVLGFSALTGDDSQLLERAEAKRMVKGCDLMMVNPVDREGQGFGNQPNGGWLLGHGWSRKLPVMDKLSLAHRLLDALLNAQDQAAASALLES, encoded by the coding sequence ATGAAGACTGAGCAGGCGTCGCCACTGTGCGGGCGGCGTGTGCTGGTGGCCGTCAGCGGCAGCATTGCTGCTGTTAAGACGCCCTTGCTTGTCAGCGCGCTCATCAAAGCCGGCGCTGAGGTGCGCTGTCTTGTGACCACCAGTGCTGCTGCCTTGGTGAGTCCCGTGGCGCTCGCCAGCCTCAGTCGCCATCGCTGCTACCTCGAGGCCGACCAGTGGGACTCCGCCTCATCCAGGCCGTTGCACATCGAGTTGGCGGAGTGGGCGGAGTTGGCCATCGTTGCGCCCCTGAGTGCCAGCAGCCTCGCCCGCTGGAGCCAGGGGGCAGCCGATGGTCTGCTCGCCAGCGTTCTGCTGGCCATGGAAGCTCCTGTCATCGCGGCTCCGGCGATGAACACGGCCATGTGGCGCCACCCTGCGGTGCAACGCAACTGGCTGCAGATTCAAGACTTCCCTGGGGTGGTTCCCCTGCTGCCGATGTCCGGTCTGCTGGCCTGTGATCGCGTCGGCGATGGGCGAATGGCCGATCCAGCCCTGATTCAGCTGGCGGCTGCGTCCGTGTTCAGTCGCGGTTCTGGCGCACCTGTCGCGAACCGTGATTGGTCGGGGACGTCTGTTCTTGTCTCGGCTGGCCCAACCCAGGAATCCATCGATGCCGCCCGTTTTCTGAGCAACCGCAGCAGCGGTCGAATGGGCGTGCTTCTGGCACAAGCCGCACGCTTCAGGGGAGCCGCCGTGCGCCTGGTGCACGGCCCTTTGGATCTTCCTGAGGCCTGGTTGGAGGGATTGCAATGCACCCGGATTGAAACTGCAGCTGAGCTCAGCTCAGCACTGCAGGTGGCGCTCCCCACCTCGGAAGTTCTCGTGATGGCGGCCGCTGTCGCTGATCTCCGACGGGAAGCGGCTCCTGAAGGCAAGCTCGCCAAGTTGGAGCTTCCTGCTGTGCTGTCCTCCGGTTGGACCGAAGTTCCTGATCTGCTCTCTGATCTGACCCGTCAACGACGACCAGGTCAGTTGGTCCTTGGGTTCTCGGCACTCACAGGGGATGACAGCCAATTGCTCGAGCGGGCTGAGGCCAAGCGGATGGTGAAGGGCTGTGATCTGATGATGGTGAATCCTGTGGACCGTGAGGGTCAGGGTTTCGGAAACCAACCCAATGGTGGCTGGTTGCTGGGACACGGCTGGAGCCGCAAGCTTCCGGTGATGGACAAACTTTCTCTGGCCCATCGGTTGCTGGATGCTCTGCTTAACGCTCAGGATCAGGCTGCGGCATCAGCATTGCTTGAATCCTGA
- a CDS encoding DUF2555 domain-containing protein: MASEDGSMLTQERLEAFDEASTAELARRLEEDDYPSPFDSLSDWHLLRALAIHRPELILPYHHLVDQEPFDED, translated from the coding sequence ATGGCGTCTGAGGACGGCTCGATGCTTACGCAGGAACGGCTCGAAGCTTTTGACGAAGCCTCGACGGCCGAACTCGCCCGCCGGCTTGAAGAGGACGATTACCCCTCTCCTTTCGACAGCTTGTCGGATTGGCACCTGCTTCGGGCGCTGGCCATCCACCGGCCAGAACTGATCCTTCCGTACCACCATTTGGTGGACCAAGAACCTTTTGATGAAGACTGA
- a CDS encoding DUF565 domain-containing protein, translating to MQRLQSTRLQANVGAAIQRLDHWTRNPWRRLSLLALAGLIGFLFGSAITSVAGVLGQMDPVAALLVVLGAEITIRRRRSSDPALRLPQQLLDLGRIGFLYGLFLEAFKLI from the coding sequence GTGCAACGGCTCCAATCCACCCGTCTGCAAGCCAACGTCGGCGCAGCCATCCAGAGGCTTGATCACTGGACCCGCAATCCATGGCGACGGTTGTCCTTGCTGGCCCTGGCCGGATTAATCGGTTTTCTGTTCGGCAGCGCGATCACCTCCGTGGCCGGCGTTCTTGGTCAGATGGACCCCGTAGCTGCTCTTCTCGTCGTCCTGGGTGCTGAAATCACGATTCGGCGGCGACGCAGTTCCGACCCTGCGCTGAGATTGCCTCAGCAACTGCTTGATCTTGGTCGGATTGGCTTTCTTTACGGGCTGTTCCTCGAAGCGTTCAAGCTGATCTGA
- a CDS encoding NAD(P)/FAD-dependent oxidoreductase gives MANNHYFLELEPPAERLRDAPHVVIVGGGFTGVHACKALAGAEVRITLIDKRNFNLFQPLLYQVATGLVSRSDVATPLRELVGKQDNVQVLLGEVTTVNPEGKQIVFNGKAYSYDHLILATGSGSTYFGHEDWRTFAPPMKILEHAEEIRRRLLMAMEQAEQTPNPEARQFLQTVVIVGAGPSGCEMAGAVSELMRWALNNAFKQLDPQKTRIVLVDPGDRVLRAMPAELSEASLKALERDGIEVMCHGRVQTMRPGEVVISSPDGDVRIQAATVIWTAGVKASHLGQKLSEATGCEVDRGGRVVVNADFSIPNHPDIRIAGDLCSYSHTMNGKPLPGMAAPAKQAGTFIGKDIAAIVAGRSRPTFSYFDFGSMAVVHTSAVADLHGFRFSGRMGLLLWAIVHLALIPNRENRITLSVKWLYALATRQRSSVLLTGMPSQHLALDAEDAHFPMASGTGPSIAEPDAALRAAMDYYAHQLSGLPQTQVLLDTKDGSVADSEAAIK, from the coding sequence ATGGCTAATAACCACTATTTTCTGGAACTTGAGCCGCCTGCTGAGCGGTTGCGTGATGCTCCCCATGTGGTCATCGTCGGTGGTGGCTTCACGGGGGTGCATGCCTGCAAGGCCCTCGCCGGAGCTGAGGTGCGCATCACCTTGATTGACAAGCGCAACTTCAACCTGTTCCAGCCGCTGCTGTATCAGGTGGCCACAGGATTGGTCTCAAGAAGTGATGTGGCCACGCCTCTGCGCGAACTGGTGGGCAAGCAAGACAACGTGCAGGTGCTGCTGGGGGAGGTCACCACCGTGAACCCCGAAGGCAAGCAGATCGTGTTCAACGGCAAGGCCTACAGCTATGACCATCTGATCCTGGCCACAGGGTCGGGCAGCACCTATTTCGGCCATGAGGACTGGCGCACATTCGCGCCCCCGATGAAAATCCTCGAGCATGCTGAAGAGATCCGACGCCGTCTGCTGATGGCGATGGAGCAGGCGGAGCAGACGCCGAATCCCGAGGCTCGGCAGTTTCTGCAGACGGTGGTGATCGTGGGGGCGGGCCCCAGTGGTTGCGAAATGGCTGGCGCCGTTTCAGAGCTGATGCGGTGGGCCTTGAACAATGCCTTCAAGCAGCTGGATCCCCAGAAAACGCGAATCGTGCTGGTGGATCCCGGCGACAGGGTGCTGAGAGCGATGCCGGCGGAACTCTCCGAAGCATCCCTGAAGGCCCTTGAGCGGGACGGCATCGAAGTCATGTGCCATGGACGCGTCCAAACCATGCGGCCCGGAGAGGTTGTTATCAGCAGCCCCGATGGAGATGTTCGGATCCAGGCCGCCACGGTGATCTGGACCGCTGGCGTGAAGGCATCCCATCTGGGGCAGAAGCTGAGCGAAGCCACCGGCTGCGAGGTTGATCGCGGCGGACGGGTCGTGGTCAACGCAGATTTCTCGATTCCCAACCACCCCGACATCCGAATCGCCGGTGATCTCTGCAGCTACAGCCACACCATGAATGGCAAGCCGCTGCCGGGCATGGCGGCTCCCGCCAAACAAGCCGGAACCTTCATTGGCAAGGACATCGCGGCGATCGTGGCGGGACGGTCACGCCCCACCTTCAGCTATTTCGATTTCGGCAGCATGGCTGTGGTGCACACCAGTGCCGTCGCCGACCTGCATGGCTTCAGATTTTCAGGCCGGATGGGCCTGCTGCTGTGGGCCATCGTTCACCTGGCCTTGATCCCGAACCGAGAGAACCGGATCACCTTGAGCGTCAAATGGTTGTACGCCCTGGCAACCCGGCAACGGTCCTCCGTTCTGCTCACCGGCATGCCCAGCCAGCATCTCGCCCTTGATGCTGAAGATGCCCACTTCCCGATGGCCAGTGGGACCGGGCCATCCATCGCCGAACCCGATGCCGCCCTCAGGGCAGCGATGGACTACTACGCCCACCAACTCAGTGGGCTCCCGCAAACTCAGGTGCTGCTCGACACCAAGGACGGCTCTGTGGCGGATTCGGAAGCTGCCATCAAATAG
- a CDS encoding aspartate carbamoyltransferase catalytic subunit, translating into MSGWPHRHVLDLASFSREDLAAVLELAQRFRSLPITGARKLPALQGRLVATLFFEPSTRTRSSFELAAKRLSADVMSFSPSSSSLSKGESVLDTARTYVAMGADVLVVRHRSTGVPQQLALDLQQIGERTVVLNGGDGLHSHPSQGLLDLLTLARHFSPQHPMPEALQGRRIVIVGDILHSRVARSNLWALTACGADVVLCGPPSLVPEDFAAFVDAPPPGLLKDPVPQRGQVSVVRRLEHALPGADAVMTLRLQKERMGQQLLTSLERYHRDFGLNHERMQLCGQNVPVLHPGPVNRGVELSGSLLDDPRVSLVEEQVRNGVPTRMALLYLMAASESATEPSLVSSST; encoded by the coding sequence ATGAGTGGTTGGCCGCACCGGCACGTTCTTGATCTCGCCTCGTTTTCGCGAGAAGACCTTGCGGCTGTGCTCGAGCTGGCCCAGCGGTTTCGTTCGCTGCCCATTACCGGTGCCCGCAAACTGCCCGCCTTGCAGGGGCGGCTGGTGGCAACGCTGTTCTTCGAGCCCAGCACCCGAACCCGCAGCAGTTTTGAGTTGGCGGCCAAGCGTCTGTCGGCAGACGTGATGAGCTTTTCACCCTCCAGTAGCTCTCTCAGCAAAGGGGAAAGCGTTCTCGATACCGCGCGCACCTACGTGGCCATGGGTGCTGACGTTCTGGTGGTGCGCCACCGTTCCACCGGTGTGCCCCAGCAGCTGGCGCTGGATCTGCAGCAGATCGGTGAGCGCACCGTTGTGCTCAATGGGGGGGATGGACTCCACAGCCATCCCAGCCAGGGACTGCTGGATCTGCTCACCCTTGCCCGGCATTTCTCTCCCCAGCACCCCATGCCGGAGGCGTTGCAAGGTCGCCGCATCGTGATCGTCGGCGACATCCTTCACTCGCGGGTGGCCCGTTCCAATCTCTGGGCGTTAACGGCCTGTGGCGCGGATGTGGTGTTGTGCGGCCCTCCGAGCCTTGTCCCGGAGGATTTTGCAGCCTTCGTGGATGCTCCGCCTCCAGGTCTGCTCAAGGATCCGGTGCCGCAACGGGGCCAGGTCAGCGTGGTGCGGCGCCTGGAGCATGCTCTGCCGGGCGCCGATGCCGTGATGACCCTGCGGCTTCAGAAGGAACGGATGGGCCAGCAGTTGCTCACCAGCCTGGAGCGTTATCACCGCGATTTCGGACTGAACCATGAGCGCATGCAGCTCTGCGGTCAGAACGTTCCCGTTCTGCATCCCGGTCCGGTGAATCGTGGCGTCGAATTGAGCGGGTCGCTCCTGGATGACCCGCGCGTCAGCCTGGTGGAGGAACAGGTCAGGAACGGTGTGCCCACCCGGATGGCTCTGCTCTATTTGATGGCAGCTTCCGAATCCGCCACAGAGCCGTCCTTGGTGTCGAGCAGCACCTGA
- a CDS encoding DNA-3-methyladenine glycosylase — MAAWFVIRDFTAQPQAFFRRPAEVVAPELIGCRLVKHQDDGSLLWGVIVETEAYSQDDPACHGYRRRSPQNETLFGEPGRFYVYVSYGIHHCVNVVTDRADWANGVLLRAVALPDEPERVAAGPGLLARRFGLDRRDDSLPVTGEHEVWLAPRSAPFARKDLVTTTRIGISQGAATPWRWYLRSSRSVSRRARGDRIPPKAQCWSPSREQLS, encoded by the coding sequence TTGGCTGCTTGGTTTGTGATTAGAGATTTCACGGCCCAGCCCCAAGCCTTCTTCCGCCGCCCCGCTGAGGTCGTTGCCCCTGAGCTGATTGGCTGCAGGTTGGTGAAACACCAAGACGACGGCAGCCTGCTGTGGGGCGTGATTGTGGAAACAGAAGCGTATTCCCAGGACGATCCCGCTTGTCACGGTTACCGCCGCCGTTCACCGCAAAACGAAACTCTTTTCGGAGAGCCAGGACGGTTTTACGTGTATGTCAGCTATGGCATCCACCACTGCGTGAACGTGGTCACCGATCGAGCTGATTGGGCGAATGGTGTGTTGCTCCGTGCTGTGGCCCTCCCCGATGAACCGGAGCGGGTTGCTGCGGGGCCTGGCTTGCTGGCGCGTCGTTTCGGGCTTGATCGCCGTGATGACAGCCTTCCGGTGACGGGCGAACATGAAGTGTGGCTGGCCCCCAGGTCAGCCCCGTTCGCCAGAAAGGATCTTGTGACGACCACGCGGATCGGCATCTCCCAGGGTGCAGCAACCCCATGGCGCTGGTACCTGCGGAGCAGTCGCAGTGTCAGCCGGCGCGCCCGGGGTGATCGCATTCCGCCCAAGGCACAGTGCTGGTCTCCATCGCGGGAGCAGCTGTCATGA
- a CDS encoding class I SAM-dependent methyltransferase yields the protein MDRLKRAISLLPWAGTTTEDHDSKKTNNSNFGQIQTVATAKSNNNNRNLEDQISHEKLFRLLGKRAQTIKTCFEILKGREENSSILELGTSRSFSNGSINTEHFNPDIEAWDWGAGCFTAVIKLLLPDCSLTSVDPNEKAVKVSKRLLKNIGHEASYVQKNSTDFLNVTNESYDLIYMDHAESGDSDACALLHRNDVAIILSRKLLKPNGLILIDDIQTPFNKGMYSVPLLKECGFNQLSKSSYQALLRKG from the coding sequence TTGGACAGACTCAAAAGGGCCATATCCTTACTTCCTTGGGCTGGCACAACAACCGAAGACCACGACAGCAAGAAAACAAATAATTCAAACTTCGGACAAATCCAAACAGTGGCGACAGCAAAATCCAACAATAACAACCGAAATCTGGAAGATCAGATCAGCCATGAAAAGCTTTTCAGACTTCTTGGCAAACGCGCGCAAACAATCAAAACATGCTTTGAAATACTCAAAGGGCGAGAAGAAAACTCATCAATACTAGAACTTGGAACCTCGAGAAGCTTCTCAAACGGCTCAATAAATACAGAACATTTCAACCCGGATATTGAAGCCTGGGACTGGGGCGCAGGATGCTTTACTGCTGTCATTAAATTATTACTACCCGATTGCTCACTAACATCAGTTGACCCCAACGAAAAGGCGGTGAAGGTATCCAAAAGACTCTTGAAAAATATTGGCCATGAAGCCTCATATGTCCAAAAAAATTCAACAGATTTTCTCAACGTAACGAATGAATCCTACGACCTTATTTATATGGACCACGCCGAAAGTGGAGACAGCGATGCTTGCGCTTTGCTACACAGAAATGATGTTGCAATAATTCTGAGCAGAAAACTATTAAAGCCGAATGGACTCATCCTTATCGATGACATACAGACGCCCTTCAACAAAGGTATGTACAGCGTTCCCTTACTAAAAGAATGCGGTTTTAATCAACTAAGTAAAAGCTCATACCAAGCTCTCCTAAGAAAAGGTTAG